Proteins co-encoded in one Jeotgalibacillus malaysiensis genomic window:
- a CDS encoding endoglucanase, giving the protein MKQLLEQLTSLHGPCGHEQPVSKWLRDTIKPLVDEVKVDALGNVIAVKKGARPGPAMVMTAHMDEVGFIVKKIEESGLIRFEKLGGNDDRLLLTQKVQLRTRTGLLTGVIGSISAHYSKFDDAGKVRNHRQLYIDIGAKNKAHAIELGVEIGTPVTWKPDMEFLGNETTGRFVGKGFDDRAGCAVLIQTLQELQDEQFAGTVTAVFTVQEEVGLRGAQVAARQVEADVAIALDTTAVSDTPEETMDASLALGAGTGIKVLDFSLISHPAVKEKLIHLANDKKIAYQLEVFPGIGTDGGAMSLANHGIPTGVLSIPSRYAHSPVEVIDMEDLVATKELLKAFVLDLSEESGFGFFD; this is encoded by the coding sequence ATGAAGCAGCTTTTAGAACAATTAACATCTTTGCATGGTCCATGTGGTCATGAGCAGCCGGTTAGTAAATGGTTGAGAGATACAATCAAACCTTTAGTGGATGAGGTGAAAGTGGATGCGCTTGGTAATGTGATTGCAGTGAAAAAGGGTGCTAGGCCGGGTCCTGCGATGGTCATGACCGCGCATATGGATGAGGTTGGCTTCATCGTTAAAAAGATTGAAGAGAGTGGTCTGATTCGGTTTGAAAAGCTTGGAGGGAATGATGACCGTCTGCTGTTGACGCAGAAGGTTCAGCTTCGAACACGAACTGGTCTTTTAACTGGTGTGATCGGCAGTATTTCTGCTCACTATTCAAAGTTTGATGATGCGGGGAAAGTACGAAATCACCGTCAGTTATACATAGATATTGGTGCGAAAAATAAAGCACATGCGATTGAGCTCGGCGTCGAAATCGGGACGCCTGTTACCTGGAAACCTGATATGGAGTTTTTGGGCAATGAAACGACAGGGCGTTTTGTCGGAAAAGGCTTTGATGATCGTGCAGGTTGTGCGGTGCTGATTCAGACGCTTCAGGAACTGCAGGATGAACAGTTTGCCGGAACAGTTACAGCTGTATTCACGGTTCAGGAAGAGGTTGGCTTACGTGGTGCTCAGGTAGCTGCGAGGCAGGTGGAAGCAGACGTGGCGATTGCCCTTGATACAACAGCGGTCAGCGATACACCGGAAGAAACGATGGATGCCTCACTGGCGCTTGGTGCCGGAACCGGGATTAAAGTGCTCGATTTCAGCCTGATTTCTCACCCGGCTGTAAAAGAAAAGCTGATCCATTTAGCGAACGACAAAAAAATCGCTTACCAGCTTGAAGTATTCCCTGGGATCGGGACAGACGGCGGGGCCATGAGCCTTGCTAACCATGGCATTCCAACAGGTGTGCTGTCCATACCTTCCCGTTATGCGCACTCACCGGTTGAAGTGATTGATATGGAGGATTTAGTAGCAACGAAGGAATTGTTGAAGGCTTTTGTTTTAGATTTGAGTGAGGAGAGCGGGTTTGGGTTTTTTGATTGA
- a CDS encoding transferase, which yields MTSEKQKMLAGEMYDPADPMLMKEREEARRKVRLFNQTTEPEGEQRVEMLKDLLGSTGNHVYMEPNIRFDYGYNTHVGENFFANFDCTILDVCEVRFGDNCMLAPGGQIYTATHPLDPAERNSGREYAKPITFGHNVWIGGNAVINPGITVGDNAVIASGAVVTKDVPANVVVGGNPARVIKEIEIK from the coding sequence ATGACAAGCGAAAAACAAAAAATGCTCGCTGGCGAAATGTACGATCCGGCTGACCCGATGTTAATGAAAGAGCGTGAAGAGGCAAGAAGGAAGGTCCGCCTCTTTAATCAGACGACTGAACCTGAAGGTGAGCAGCGCGTTGAGATGCTGAAGGATTTACTTGGCTCAACAGGGAACCACGTGTATATGGAGCCGAATATCCGTTTTGACTATGGCTACAATACGCACGTAGGCGAGAATTTCTTTGCTAATTTCGACTGCACGATTTTAGACGTATGTGAAGTCCGCTTTGGCGATAACTGTATGCTTGCGCCGGGCGGTCAGATCTATACAGCGACTCATCCGCTTGATCCGGCTGAACGGAATTCAGGCAGGGAGTATGCAAAGCCGATCACATTTGGACATAATGTGTGGATTGGCGGCAATGCAGTGATTAACCCAGGCATTACAGTTGGTGATAATGCGGTGATTGCTTCAGGGGCTGTTGTGACAAAGGATGTTCCGGCGAATGTAGTGGTTGGAGGCAATCCTGCGAGAGTGATTAAAGAAATTGAGATAAAATAA
- a CDS encoding PTS system ascorbate-specific transporter subunit IIC, with product MTGVLTTLVDILSQPAILVAMIALIGLIAQRKNLSDTMKGTTKTFVGFLVIAAGAGILEIALIPFGAMFEEAFNVAGVVPNNEAIVALALTEYGSSTALIMFFGMIVNVFIARFTRFKYIFLTGHHALYMACMLAVIMAVAGFTTIPQIAAGAVALGIIMTLSPAIVQPFMRKLTGNDNVALGHFSAVGYALSGLVGKAVGGKEPTSTEKINFPKGLGFLRDSTVSIALTMVVMYFIVAIAAGPAFIEANLSDGTNFLVFSLIQAGNFAAGVFVILAGVRLVLAEIVPAFKGISTKLVPNAKPALDVPIVFTFAPNAVLIGFFSSFAGGLFSMIFMALAGSTIILPGVVPHFFTGAAAGVFGNATGGVKGAVAGSFVNGIIISFLPVFLLPVLGDLGFANTTFSDADFGVSGIFFGSLANFAGPIAIVISLIVILVLMAIPFRKKEKTA from the coding sequence ATGACGGGTGTTTTGACGACTTTGGTGGATATCTTAAGCCAGCCGGCCATTCTGGTTGCGATGATTGCACTGATCGGGCTGATTGCACAGAGAAAGAATCTGTCTGACACGATGAAAGGAACGACAAAAACGTTTGTCGGATTCCTTGTTATCGCAGCAGGAGCCGGCATTCTTGAAATCGCTTTGATACCATTTGGCGCGATGTTCGAAGAGGCCTTTAATGTAGCGGGTGTTGTACCGAACAATGAGGCGATCGTTGCTTTAGCGTTAACTGAATACGGTTCAAGTACAGCGCTCATCATGTTCTTCGGTATGATTGTCAATGTGTTTATCGCGCGCTTCACGCGTTTTAAATACATTTTCCTGACAGGTCACCATGCGCTTTATATGGCATGTATGCTTGCAGTGATCATGGCTGTTGCAGGCTTCACAACGATTCCTCAAATTGCAGCAGGTGCTGTGGCGCTTGGGATTATCATGACGCTGTCCCCTGCAATTGTTCAGCCATTTATGAGAAAGCTGACAGGTAATGATAACGTGGCGCTTGGTCACTTCAGTGCAGTTGGTTATGCATTAAGCGGTCTTGTTGGTAAAGCTGTTGGCGGCAAAGAGCCGACATCGACTGAAAAAATTAACTTTCCTAAAGGACTTGGATTCCTGCGTGACAGTACAGTCAGTATTGCACTCACAATGGTCGTGATGTACTTTATCGTTGCCATTGCAGCAGGTCCTGCGTTTATTGAAGCAAACTTAAGTGACGGAACAAACTTCCTTGTGTTCTCTTTAATCCAGGCCGGTAATTTTGCAGCAGGTGTATTCGTGATCTTAGCTGGTGTACGTCTTGTACTTGCAGAAATCGTCCCTGCCTTCAAAGGGATCTCAACGAAGCTTGTGCCGAACGCAAAGCCTGCACTTGATGTGCCGATTGTCTTCACATTCGCACCAAATGCAGTTCTGATCGGTTTCTTCTCAAGCTTTGCCGGTGGATTATTCAGCATGATCTTCATGGCGCTTGCAGGCAGTACGATCATTCTTCCGGGCGTTGTGCCGCACTTCTTCACAGGTGCCGCAGCCGGCGTATTCGGAAATGCAACAGGAGGCGTCAAAGGAGCAGTTGCCGGTTCCTTTGTGAACGGGATCATTATCTCATTCCTGCCAGTATTCCTGCTGCCGGTACTCGGAGATCTTGGATTTGCCAACACAACATTCTCTGACGCGGACTTTGGTGTAAGTGGTATCTTCTTCGGATCACTTGCCAACTTTGCCGGACCAATTGCAATTGTGATCAGTCTGATTGTGATTCTGGTGCTGATGGCAATTCCGTTTAGAAAGAAAGAGAAAACAGCTTAA
- a CDS encoding PTS sysytem, mannitol-specific enzyme II, B component, translating to MKILAVCGSGLGTSFMVEMNINQVLGELGITGVEVSHSDLSSATAGDADVFFLAKDIAEGGSHLGEVIVLDNIIDMDELREKVRQMAEEKNLI from the coding sequence ATGAAAATTTTAGCAGTATGTGGATCAGGACTTGGAACGAGCTTTATGGTGGAGATGAATATTAATCAGGTATTAGGTGAGCTTGGTATTACAGGTGTAGAGGTATCTCATTCAGATTTGAGCTCAGCAACAGCGGGTGATGCGGATGTATTTTTCCTTGCGAAGGATATCGCAGAAGGCGGCTCGCATTTAGGAGAAGTCATTGTACTTGATAACATCATTGATATGGACGAGCTGAGAGAGAAAGTCCGTCAGATGGCAGAAGAGAAAAACTTAATTTAA